The following proteins are encoded in a genomic region of Haloarcula salinisoli:
- a CDS encoding helix-turn-helix domain-containing protein translates to MSLDPSPEQFRDLMATDDPDLAEVMACVFGVQSHEVRTYRTLLSTPGSTVEELANALERDRSNVNRSLSTLREKGLAKRERRLLDGGGHVYQYTATPLEEARELMHEALEEWAAAVHDSIDSFDGDTV, encoded by the coding sequence ATGAGTCTCGACCCCTCGCCCGAGCAGTTTCGCGACCTGATGGCCACCGACGACCCGGACCTCGCGGAGGTGATGGCGTGTGTCTTCGGCGTCCAGAGTCACGAGGTTCGCACCTACCGGACGCTGCTCTCGACGCCCGGCAGTACTGTCGAGGAGCTAGCCAACGCCCTGGAGCGGGACCGCTCGAACGTCAATCGCTCGCTGTCGACATTGCGTGAGAAGGGGCTGGCAAAGCGAGAGCGCCGCCTGCTCGACGGCGGTGGCCACGTCTATCAGTACACTGCGACACCGCTCGAGGAGGCCCGCGAGCTGATGCACGAAGCGCTGGAGGAGTGGGCCGCGGCGGTCCACGACAGCATCGATTCCTTCGACGGCGATACGGTCTGA
- a CDS encoding halocyanin domain-containing protein — MYDRRTVLAGTFGAVAALAGCQGSGDSGTPSGTPTGTATPAQMMNIDYGEWFADTDNFDGTVDMRGQSSVTVSVGAAGNSGDFAFDPPAIRVDPGTTVVWEWTGNGGEHNVVADDDSFRSGDPVSGDNTYERTFDTEGIHLYFCDPHDSLGMRGAVVAGDPSGGGGGGGEADYGFEAATFDAYWYSLYNMSTNIAMSGNGVPFPLNEQMEQLQSNRMPAMLENSEVDQPPIANPNLSLASFTEGDPAFTQQPVLEDDSGRPDASTLAWDKSQSSGIVSPSSVGWTHLKGVTWAKNFQAHFDLLPEEMAPKFRAQLLSTLAQVGINAAILVGGSRENGALTAGDSFEFLSEYRPSAGEIVDDTHRPHHHAAMLWFLSDMNSLAQNGWFGYENPRPLIPANAGDDAVFDPPVGIQGIADGVASATMDLFEPRAVAQQESTRSVGLMLAATGYYGPQAGSDEQLSAAVDYANGLAGVIEDNLDGNGKVANGAQNQAATQGIVGQGLLWASQLDGVDYTSTAEDVLGYMTDELWAPDAGTFSTGVGDDTYAITARDAGDITGGLNAADAVLDMSGAQETFAQFFNGTFNRGRLQRAQRQPSVSDSNPDEPPLPPEAGGEFGQAAVYNGEVEYDTQSGEWSVTDDRFYTGEALYLANQDIWVGNWGGDFYQGRGVPGQSDEPPEA, encoded by the coding sequence ATGTACGATAGACGAACGGTACTCGCAGGGACGTTCGGGGCGGTCGCAGCGCTCGCGGGCTGTCAGGGCTCCGGCGACTCGGGGACGCCAAGCGGGACGCCCACTGGGACGGCGACGCCAGCACAGATGATGAACATCGACTACGGGGAGTGGTTCGCCGACACCGACAACTTCGACGGGACGGTGGACATGCGTGGGCAGTCCTCGGTCACCGTCTCCGTCGGTGCAGCGGGCAACAGCGGCGACTTTGCCTTCGACCCGCCGGCGATTCGCGTCGACCCCGGGACGACCGTCGTCTGGGAGTGGACCGGCAACGGCGGCGAACACAACGTCGTCGCCGACGACGACAGCTTCCGCAGCGGCGACCCGGTGAGCGGGGACAACACCTACGAGCGCACGTTCGACACGGAGGGTATCCACCTGTACTTCTGTGACCCGCACGACTCGCTGGGGATGCGCGGCGCCGTCGTGGCCGGCGACCCCTCGGGCGGAGGTGGCGGCGGTGGCGAGGCCGACTACGGCTTCGAGGCGGCCACCTTCGACGCCTACTGGTACTCCCTCTATAATATGAGTACCAACATCGCGATGAGCGGTAACGGCGTGCCGTTCCCGTTGAACGAGCAGATGGAACAGCTCCAGTCCAACCGGATGCCCGCGATGCTCGAAAACTCGGAGGTCGACCAGCCGCCCATCGCGAACCCGAACCTCTCGCTGGCATCGTTCACCGAAGGGGACCCGGCCTTCACCCAGCAGCCGGTGCTCGAAGACGACAGCGGCCGCCCGGACGCGAGCACGCTAGCGTGGGACAAGAGCCAGTCTTCGGGCATCGTCAGCCCCTCCTCGGTCGGCTGGACCCACCTCAAGGGTGTCACCTGGGCGAAGAACTTCCAGGCCCACTTCGACCTGCTGCCCGAGGAGATGGCGCCGAAGTTCCGGGCCCAACTGCTCTCGACGCTCGCACAGGTCGGTATCAACGCCGCCATCCTCGTGGGCGGCTCTCGCGAGAACGGCGCCTTGACCGCCGGCGACAGCTTCGAGTTCCTCTCGGAGTACCGCCCGAGCGCGGGCGAAATCGTCGACGACACGCACCGACCCCACCACCACGCGGCGATGCTGTGGTTCCTCTCGGACATGAACAGCCTGGCCCAGAACGGCTGGTTCGGCTACGAGAACCCCAGGCCGCTGATTCCCGCCAACGCGGGCGACGACGCCGTCTTCGACCCGCCGGTTGGCATCCAGGGCATCGCGGACGGCGTCGCGTCGGCGACGATGGACCTGTTCGAGCCAAGGGCCGTCGCCCAGCAGGAGTCGACGCGCTCGGTGGGCCTGATGCTCGCTGCCACGGGGTACTACGGCCCGCAAGCCGGGAGCGACGAGCAGCTGTCGGCCGCCGTCGACTACGCCAACGGCCTCGCGGGCGTCATCGAGGACAACCTCGACGGCAACGGCAAGGTGGCAAACGGCGCCCAAAACCAGGCGGCAACCCAGGGTATCGTCGGCCAGGGGCTGCTGTGGGCCTCCCAGCTCGACGGCGTCGACTACACCAGTACCGCCGAGGACGTGCTGGGGTACATGACCGACGAGCTGTGGGCGCCCGACGCCGGCACGTTCAGCACGGGCGTCGGCGACGACACCTACGCCATCACCGCCCGGGACGCCGGCGACATCACCGGCGGGCTCAACGCCGCCGACGCCGTCCTCGATATGTCCGGCGCCCAGGAGACGTTCGCGCAGTTCTTCAACGGGACGTTCAACCGCGGACGCCTCCAGCGCGCCCAGCGCCAGCCCTCGGTCAGCGACTCCAACCCCGACGAGCCGCCACTGCCGCCCGAAGCCGGCGGAGAGTTCGGCCAGGCAGCCGTCTACAACGGCGAAGTCGAGTACGACACCCAGTCCGGCGAGTGGTCCGTCACCGACGACCGGTTCTACACCGGCGAGGCGCTCTACCTCGCGAATCAGGATATCTGGGTCGGCAACTGGGGCGGGGACTTCTACCAGGGTCGGGGCGTCCCCGGCCAGAGCGACGAGCCGCCGGAAGCCTGA
- a CDS encoding DUF4870 domain-containing protein — MPASGGANTGGTNDDQIVAILLTLVFPGLGHYYVGAEERAIWWIIGIVCYYAISFILTFVLIGFLFFLLAPLVHVICIIDVMKMT; from the coding sequence ATGCCAGCTTCAGGCGGCGCGAACACGGGTGGAACGAACGACGACCAGATAGTCGCGATTCTGTTGACCCTGGTGTTCCCGGGTCTCGGTCACTACTATGTGGGCGCTGAGGAGCGGGCTATCTGGTGGATAATCGGAATCGTGTGCTACTACGCTATCTCGTTTATCCTGACGTTCGTCCTCATCGGCTTTTTGTTCTTCCTCCTTGCGCCGCTGGTCCACGTCATCTGCATTATCGACGTGATGAAGATGACCTGA